A genomic stretch from Haloarcula laminariae includes:
- the dcm gene encoding DNA (cytosine-5-)-methyltransferase — translation MGLDTVELFAGVGGFRLGLEEAGHEVIWSNQWEPSIQAQHASDCYVKHFGADDHTNIDINDVPTEDVPDHELLVGGFPCQDYSVAQTGAEGIEGEKGVLWWEIERITRAKRPKYLLLENVNRLLRSPTDQRGRDFAVVLHCLHDLGYNVEWRMLNAADYGYPTKRRRVFIFAARRDTDWGGWLDEEADQPHYFTQRGFFPREFPVDSGQQQFPVARQPDTELLGDPKQTSEEFEFDFEHAGSMVDGGIWTRDVDPIDIEGETLGDVLQTGGVDDEFFLDEEDMDRWEYMKGAKEEDRVTDDGYEYTFSEGAIPFPDNLDGPSRTLLTSEGTTGPGREKHVVEDPETGDLRILTPIEAERLMGFPDGWTDTGMSRTWRYTCMGNALVVGLVEQMGRTLTQSPDDLDSDSGLVFGSTSE, via the coding sequence ATGGGTCTGGATACGGTCGAACTCTTTGCTGGGGTCGGTGGCTTCCGCCTCGGACTCGAAGAAGCGGGCCACGAGGTCATCTGGAGCAACCAATGGGAACCGAGCATCCAGGCCCAACACGCATCAGACTGCTACGTCAAGCACTTCGGCGCCGACGACCACACCAACATCGATATCAACGATGTCCCCACAGAGGACGTGCCAGACCACGAGCTGCTCGTGGGGGGTTTCCCCTGCCAGGACTACTCAGTCGCCCAGACCGGCGCCGAGGGGATTGAAGGCGAGAAGGGTGTCCTCTGGTGGGAGATAGAACGTATCACCCGTGCGAAGCGCCCGAAGTACCTCCTTCTGGAGAACGTCAACCGACTTCTCCGCTCGCCGACGGACCAGCGTGGACGCGATTTCGCGGTTGTACTCCACTGTCTTCATGACCTGGGCTACAACGTCGAGTGGCGGATGCTCAATGCGGCCGATTATGGGTATCCGACGAAGCGGCGACGGGTGTTCATCTTCGCAGCTCGTCGAGATACCGACTGGGGCGGATGGCTCGACGAAGAGGCCGACCAGCCACACTACTTCACTCAACGTGGGTTCTTCCCCCGTGAGTTCCCGGTCGATTCCGGTCAGCAGCAGTTCCCGGTCGCCAGACAGCCCGATACTGAGCTCCTCGGGGACCCGAAACAGACGAGCGAGGAGTTCGAGTTCGACTTCGAGCACGCTGGCTCGATGGTCGATGGGGGCATCTGGACCCGCGATGTCGACCCCATCGACATCGAGGGGGAGACACTCGGTGATGTACTCCAGACGGGTGGTGTCGACGACGAGTTCTTCTTAGACGAGGAGGATATGGATCGGTGGGAGTACATGAAGGGAGCGAAGGAGGAAGACCGTGTCACGGATGATGGCTACGAGTACACCTTCAGTGAGGGTGCGATTCCCTTCCCGGACAATCTCGATGGTCCCTCTAGGACGCTGCTCACGAGCGAGGGGACTACGGGCCCTGGACGAGAGAAACACGTCGTCGAAGATCCAGAGACCGGCGACCTCCGTATTCTGACACCCATCGAGGCGGAACGGCTGATGGGATTTCCCGACGGTTGGACCGATACCGGGATGTCACGAACTTGGCGGTACACGTGCATGGGGAACGCGCTGGTCGTCGGACTGGTCGAGCAGATGGGGCGGACACTCACGCAGTCGCCAGATGACTTGGACAGTGACTCCGGGCTCGTATTCGGTAGTACGAGCGAGTAG
- a CDS encoding MutH/Sau3AI family endonuclease — translation MDGDAIGRDATWAEVEAASNALLGHTFGDIAQTEMADHDATKLKGQLGELLETYYGMDHDNDPDPDFRQIEKELKCKPLKTSYGDYFYPKEPLSVGIIDYGELAETEYWRDIEKLRKKFLDLFIVWFVHDDGNRSEWPFVWWQNWSPSDELDEQIQEEYEEIRRQVLEGEHLSESEAGNDILQTCPKHNSDFSSNEPGSFIKNNDHPTLEKPERRSWRIPTRFLVKMLAQDADLELIDYGRSQYIEKDALWARSKERAADAIAIDSYLPEGPA, via the coding sequence ATGGACGGCGACGCGATAGGTCGAGATGCAACCTGGGCCGAAGTAGAGGCAGCGTCGAACGCGCTGCTCGGACACACGTTCGGTGACATCGCACAGACCGAGATGGCCGACCACGATGCGACGAAGCTCAAGGGCCAGCTCGGCGAGCTCCTCGAGACCTACTATGGGATGGACCACGACAACGACCCCGACCCAGACTTCCGGCAAATCGAGAAGGAACTGAAGTGCAAACCGCTCAAGACCTCCTATGGTGATTATTTCTACCCGAAGGAGCCGTTGAGCGTCGGTATCATCGATTACGGCGAGCTCGCCGAGACCGAGTACTGGCGCGACATCGAAAAGCTCCGCAAGAAGTTCCTCGATTTGTTCATCGTCTGGTTCGTCCATGACGATGGCAATCGGAGTGAGTGGCCCTTCGTCTGGTGGCAGAACTGGTCCCCGTCGGACGAACTCGACGAGCAGATACAAGAGGAGTACGAGGAGATTCGTCGCCAGGTACTGGAGGGTGAACACCTCAGCGAGAGCGAAGCTGGCAACGATATCCTCCAGACCTGCCCGAAGCACAACTCGGACTTCTCGAGTAACGAACCCGGCTCGTTCATCAAGAACAACGACCACCCGACACTCGAGAAACCCGAACGGAGAAGTTGGCGCATCCCGACACGGTTCCTGGTCAAGATGCTCGCCCAGGATGCCGACCTCGAACTCATCGACTATGGCCGGTCCCAATACATCGAGAAGGATGCTCTCTGGGCGCGCTCGAAAGAACGCGCAGCGGATGCGATTGCTATCGATAGCTACCTACCGGAGGGCCCTGCATAG
- a CDS encoding DNA cytosine methyltransferase, producing the protein MISTVGYGAYVTWISPAEAGKKSDQDRKFFNRGHRGHGMSDAPTAIDLFCGGGGFSEGMRQAGFEITHAIDIEPKACESYRHNHPETEVIQADILEFDPNEFPDDVDVVFGSPPCTEFSWAKQGGGGDIEEGMKLVKRFIHFVGELEPDYWVMENIPRLDNYLPETIDFTDIPWSDRTDSIDIEKAILDGDDYGTPQRRSRLFSGEFPVPEPTNEDVPSFGAISEAFPPSTDGIPESGTVTDPTYGIELPAAELTDHYYISHVTNREAEEIRVRKEDHSFYGKMSFPDDPEVPSRTVLATNRRVARETLVMEDDKAPEGLSRFRKPTIREIATIQGFPITYQFTGTSQAQKWRRVGDAVPPTMAFRVACSLLDALGESAPEEPDIRTSTPKPDTNLNDRDLSYKGRRSLSISRNFRHHVPHDNKQSFRVDLQTDKDAAPPHPLDGVVNADITHPVEFEVELYRGYSTDVVSTTIDLEETLAYIDRLREQHPERESDIEAIAEQILERLGPMTPDATTLQGIRSRRAERDEPLEYELLRTISDYDDSGIVDAVIPRDQMEELEPLECPDLFDGTELPVRVLFKLLCANYLSTKLNRCGTWVRDGPEDVFLSEEIREAIDTESIDWQGATCQGVCVDNQLRERYLESSIPEAPASTD; encoded by the coding sequence ATGATATCGACCGTAGGATACGGGGCCTATGTGACATGGATATCCCCAGCTGAAGCTGGGAAGAAGTCCGACCAGGATCGAAAATTCTTTAATAGAGGGCACCGTGGCCATGGTATGTCCGACGCACCGACTGCTATCGATTTGTTCTGTGGTGGCGGTGGCTTCAGCGAAGGAATGCGACAGGCCGGTTTCGAGATAACACATGCTATAGATATCGAGCCGAAGGCCTGTGAGAGCTACCGGCATAACCATCCCGAGACGGAGGTCATCCAGGCGGATATCCTGGAGTTCGACCCCAACGAGTTTCCCGATGATGTTGATGTGGTGTTCGGGTCGCCACCGTGTACCGAGTTCTCGTGGGCCAAGCAGGGCGGTGGTGGGGACATTGAGGAGGGTATGAAGTTGGTCAAGCGGTTCATCCACTTCGTCGGCGAGCTAGAGCCCGACTACTGGGTCATGGAGAATATTCCACGACTTGACAACTACCTTCCCGAGACCATTGATTTCACCGATATTCCGTGGTCCGACCGGACCGATAGCATCGACATCGAGAAGGCCATCCTGGACGGGGATGACTACGGGACTCCACAGCGTCGGAGTCGGCTCTTCTCTGGTGAGTTCCCGGTTCCGGAGCCGACCAACGAGGACGTTCCATCTTTTGGTGCCATCAGCGAGGCGTTCCCACCATCGACCGACGGTATCCCCGAATCAGGAACCGTCACGGACCCGACCTACGGTATCGAGCTTCCCGCCGCGGAACTGACCGACCACTACTACATCAGTCACGTCACCAACCGAGAGGCCGAAGAAATTCGGGTCCGGAAGGAAGACCACTCGTTCTACGGGAAGATGAGCTTCCCGGACGACCCGGAGGTTCCCTCCCGGACTGTACTGGCGACGAACCGCCGTGTGGCGCGTGAGACACTCGTGATGGAGGACGACAAGGCACCGGAGGGGCTGAGTCGCTTCCGGAAGCCGACAATCCGAGAGATAGCGACCATCCAGGGCTTCCCCATCACGTACCAGTTCACCGGAACCTCCCAGGCACAGAAATGGCGGCGTGTCGGTGATGCAGTGCCGCCGACGATGGCGTTCCGGGTCGCGTGTTCACTCCTCGACGCACTTGGAGAATCAGCCCCGGAGGAACCCGATATCCGGACCAGCACTCCGAAGCCAGATACCAATCTTAACGACCGGGACCTCTCGTACAAGGGCCGTCGAAGCCTGAGTATCTCACGGAACTTCCGCCATCACGTTCCTCACGACAACAAGCAGTCGTTCCGTGTCGACCTCCAGACCGACAAGGATGCAGCGCCACCCCATCCCCTCGACGGAGTCGTCAACGCCGATATCACCCATCCTGTCGAGTTCGAGGTCGAGCTCTACCGAGGCTATTCGACCGATGTCGTCTCGACAACTATCGATCTGGAGGAGACGCTGGCATACATCGATAGACTACGCGAACAGCACCCCGAGCGGGAATCGGATATCGAGGCCATCGCTGAGCAGATACTCGAACGGCTCGGTCCAATGACACCGGATGCGACGACGCTGCAAGGTATCCGGTCTCGGCGGGCAGAACGTGATGAACCCCTGGAGTATGAACTACTGCGTACCATCTCCGACTACGACGACTCCGGCATCGTCGATGCTGTCATCCCCCGTGACCAGATGGAGGAGCTGGAACCACTGGAGTGCCCCGACCTCTTCGATGGTACCGAACTGCCGGTACGTGTCCTGTTCAAGCTGCTATGTGCAAACTATCTCTCGACCAAACTCAACAGGTGTGGTACCTGGGTCCGAGATGGCCCGGAGGATGTGTTCCTCTCGGAGGAAATCCGAGAGGCAATCGATACCGAGAGTATCGACTGGCAGGGCGCAACCTGCCAGGGAGTCTGTGTGGATAATCAGCTCCGCGAACGATATCTGGAGTCCTCCATACCAGAGGCACCTGCCTCGACCGACTGA
- a CDS encoding PD-(D/E)XK nuclease family protein yields GRARLSRLRAEEKRMLYVACTRSRDHLILAGTHDASLGDEGHLHLESCEPDAADSWRDLIQPHLLDDEILLDELLESGVARRTLPGELQRAGSETDAEYMVRLPSESVPVADDSLATVPELGPTVDRPAQPDVTYAVSPSQIADLEGEQPDGRLTLDDSSRTVSYERFDDDDGATTSGEPTSRMDPDERQLYGRVFGEAVHRICELRPGDGGRDAVIDDTLVEMEYDGEIISADREAVFDHADRAIAYVERQMEGGTARYDELELTANLPGGELYGFIDCLLVTGDRYHIIDYKTGNHDTADLEAKTDYYQAQLDAYAAMLEATGDPNRVTTSLYYTACDVAHSKTYDSEELSTIVDDIDRRIRGLCDMDIPS; encoded by the coding sequence TCGGCCGAGCACGGCTATCGAGGTTGCGTGCGGAGGAGAAACGAATGTTGTACGTCGCCTGTACCCGCTCGCGGGACCATCTAATACTGGCTGGGACCCACGATGCATCACTCGGTGATGAGGGTCATCTCCATCTCGAATCCTGCGAACCCGATGCGGCGGATTCCTGGCGAGATCTGATACAGCCCCACCTGCTCGATGACGAGATACTGCTTGACGAACTGCTCGAATCGGGCGTGGCGCGACGGACTCTCCCAGGCGAGCTCCAGCGAGCCGGATCGGAGACCGACGCCGAGTACATGGTCCGCCTCCCAAGTGAATCCGTACCGGTGGCAGACGATAGCCTCGCGACAGTCCCGGAGCTGGGGCCGACCGTCGATCGACCGGCACAGCCGGATGTGACCTATGCAGTCTCGCCATCACAGATTGCAGACCTTGAGGGGGAGCAGCCCGATGGGCGACTGACCCTCGATGATTCCTCCCGAACGGTATCCTACGAGCGGTTCGATGACGATGACGGTGCGACGACCAGCGGGGAGCCGACGTCCAGGATGGACCCCGACGAACGGCAGCTTTATGGCCGTGTCTTCGGCGAAGCTGTCCATCGGATATGCGAGCTCCGCCCCGGGGATGGCGGCCGGGATGCCGTCATCGATGATACCCTCGTCGAGATGGAGTACGACGGTGAGATTATCAGTGCCGACCGCGAGGCCGTCTTCGACCACGCCGACCGGGCTATTGCGTACGTCGAGAGACAGATGGAAGGCGGGACCGCACGGTACGACGAGCTGGAGCTGACGGCCAACCTCCCAGGTGGGGAGCTGTACGGCTTCATCGACTGTCTCCTGGTCACGGGTGACCGGTATCACATCATCGATTACAAGACCGGAAATCACGATACCGCTGACCTCGAGGCCAAGACAGACTATTATCAGGCTCAACTGGACGCGTATGCGGCCATGCTGGAGGCCACAGGAGACCCGAACCGGGTGACGACATCACTGTACTACACAGCCTGTGATGTGGCCCATTCGAAGACGTACGACAGTGAGGAACTGTCGACCATCGTCGATGATATCGACCGTAGGATACGGGGCCTATGTGACATGGATATCCCCAGCTGA